In Metopolophium dirhodum isolate CAU chromosome 7, ASM1992520v1, whole genome shotgun sequence, one genomic interval encodes:
- the LOC132948329 gene encoding uncharacterized protein LOC132948329, whose translation MSDHNIHHKFASKNSVTVEKQKNNDNTIQKCITTCNPTSLPAAFEPGQRLEVVGKIENIEHNFVIDTGATASIINADNLPVGITPKAIDCVKLIAANGSDLELLGIINTVVVFENIKFLIKCMVVRNLVGPSLIGTDFLELYQAKINFVNKQIVLTGDKGLVVLEFDQKRRMLDNIKLKIEKIVDETTLNRDTDNDNKIEKMRNLILIQPTLREIVRCSSKLIEVPGDGFCAIYALTVMLAHENIYVTAETISHLLDLNLHEKPIWLDGEDVAAVADFYNFNLIIICPNYENSKKTAGLGFYKPGRKFLVVFFENDHWTPGCYDKKYDNPDLEMTQVTFTHDFRSLHTSRALLRERKMLEAIKLPETEVINNENDLKRANCPLTEVREIKHILLNSNNPNILCQDRNIKPYMAFQKVDQNLPHDSKD comes from the coding sequence ataatattcatcacaaattcgcaagtaaaaattcagtaactgttgaaaagcaaaaaaataatgacaatacgatacaaaaatgtataacgacGTGTAATCCGACCTCGCTTCCGGCAGCATTCGAACCAGGTCAAAGACTTGAGGTAGTaggcaaaattgaaaacatagaacataattttgtaatagacaCAGGGGCCACTGCGTCTATAATTAATGCTGACAATTTACCAGTAGGAATCACTCCAAAGGCAATCGATTGCGTAAAGCTAATTGCGGCAAACGGTTCCGATTTAGAACTActtggtattattaatacagttgttgtgttcgaaaatattaaattccttatTAAATGCATGGTAGTTAGGAACTTAGTTGGACCTAGTTTAATAGGTACAgactttttagaattatatcaagccaaaataaattttgttaataaacagaTAGTTTTAACAGGTGATAAAGGTTTAGTTGTTTTGGAATTCGATCAAAAACGTAGAatgttagataatattaaattgaaaattgaaaaaatagttgatgaaaCTACATTAAATAGGGATACGgataatgacaacaaaattgaaaaaatgagaaatttaatattaattcagccgACGTTACGTGAAATTGTTAGATGTAGTAGTAAGTTGATTGAGGTCCCGGGAGACGGATTTTGTGCAATATATGCGTTGACAGTAATGCTGGCgcacgaaaatatttatgtaactgcAGAAACCATTTCCCatttacttgatttaaatttacacgAAAAACCAATTTGGTTAGACGGTGAGGACGTAGCAGCAGtagctgatttttataatttcaatttaataatcatatgcccaaattacgaaaattctaaaaaaactgcAGGTTTAGGGTTTTATAAACCAGGTAGGAAATTTctagtagttttttttgaaaatgatcattggacaccaggatgttatgacaaaaaatatgataatcccGACCTAGAAATGACACAAGTTACTTTTACGCATGATTTTCGTTCTCTTCATACTTCTCGTGCTTTGCTAAGGGAAAGGAAAATGTTAGAAGCAATCAAGTTACCCGAAACCGAggtaataaacaatgaaaacgaCTTAAAACGCGCAAATTGTCCATTGACCGAAGTTCGcgaaataaaacacattttattaaattcaaacaatccAAATATTCTTTGCcaagatagaaatataaaaccttATATGGCATTTCAAAAAGTCGACCAAAATCTACCTCACGACAGTAAAGattaa